A part of Jaculus jaculus isolate mJacJac1 chromosome 17, mJacJac1.mat.Y.cur, whole genome shotgun sequence genomic DNA contains:
- the LOC123455573 gene encoding deoxycytidine kinase-like encodes MATPPKRLCVSPAMGSEGPRIKKVSVEGNIAAGKSTFVNILKQVCEDWEVVPEPVARWCNIQNTQDEFEELTTSQKSGGNVLQMMYEKPERWSFTFQSYACLSRIRAQLAALNGKLKDAEKPVLFFERSVYSDRYIFASNLYDSECMNETEWTIYQDWHDWMNSQFGYSLELDGIIYLRATPEKCLNRIYLRGQSEEQGIPLEYLEKLHYKHESWLLHRTLKTNFDYLQEVPILTLDVNEDFKDKHDSLVEKVKEFLSIL; translated from the coding sequence ATGGCCACCCCGCCCAAGAGGCTGTGCGTGTCTCCCGCCATGGGCTCAGAGGGGCCGCGCATCAAGAAGGTCTCGGTGGAGGGGAACATCGCTGCAGGGAAGTCAACATTTGTGAATATCCTTAAACAGGTGTGTGAAGACTGGGAAGTGGTTCCTGAACCTGTTGCCAGATGGTGCAATATTCAGAATACTCAAGATGAATTTGAGGAATTGACAACATCTCAGAAAAGTGGTGGGAATGTTCTTCAAATGATGTATGAAAAACCTGAACGATGGTCTTTTACCTTCCAATCTTACGCTTGTCTCAGTCGGATCCGAGCCCAGCTTGCTGCCCTCAACGGCAAGCTCAAAGACGCTGAGAAACCTGTACTGTTTTTTGAAAGATCTGTGTACAGTGACCGGTATATCTTTGCATCTAACCTGTATGACTCTGAATGCATGAATGAGACAGAGTGGACCATCTACCAAGACTGGCATGACTGGATGAACAGCCAGTTTGGCTACAGCCTTGAGTTGGATGGAATCATTTATCTTCGAGCCACTCCAGAGAAATGCTTAAATAGGATATATTTACGAGGACAAAGTGAGGAGCAAGGCATTCCTCTCGAGTACTTAGAGAAGCTTCATTATAAACACGAAAGCTGGCTCCTGCACAGAACCCTGAAAACCAACTTTGATTATCTCCAGGAGGTGCCTATCCTAACACTAGATGTTAATGAAGACTTTAAAGACAAACATGACAGTCTGGTTGAAAAGGTCAAAGAATTTTTGAGTATTTTGTGA